One part of the Hydra vulgaris chromosome 01, alternate assembly HydraT2T_AEP genome encodes these proteins:
- the LOC105843637 gene encoding neuropeptides B/W receptor type 1 codes for MTSNLTKNTILCLNKDLISEKLLLAALTLILVTGVTGNAFVIYVFGCKRKSSCKSTTELLILCLGITDLLSSFFNPSLYIYWTITNYCQWDFGYLGCHIVPSIGPIMTSISSGLLLIFAIDRYIAVVTPFRKKLTRKKVSVAFILDILLSVVFYLHYLFALKFDPKLKICYIPNASNSPFYGTINCISITLRLSLFATIFSFTNIKIYKTSNKCSIKFSRIEDRVKRLRQSKKVMIVLLTMGVVFILLVFPRELFFLGYNLKCLLVKDCKHSNPTLTQINSWLKVAHTANSCANVFIYSHMHTKYRKEIIRTLSCFGSFKKTFPRRRFSFVEKKNWFLLSNKSRELTRVLTLSEEDLIYFGDAVFFQRAQKWKIKK; via the coding sequence ATGACATCAAATTTGACGAAGAATACTATACTTTGCTTGAATAAAGACTTAATCTcagaaaaattacttttagcTGCATTAACGCTTATACTGGTTACCGGAGTGACAGGAAACGCTtttgttatatatgtttttggTTGTAAACGAAAATCAAGCTGCAAGTCAACAACTGaattgttaatactttgtttGGGAATAACTGATCTATTGTCCTCGTTTTTTAACccatctttatatatttattggacAATTACAAATTACTGTCAATGGGATTTTGGTTATTTAGGTTGCCATATTGTTCCTTCAATAGGTCCAATTATGACCTCAATTTCATCTGGCTTGCTTCTTATATTTGCAATTGACCGATATATAGCAGTAGTAACTCCATTCCGTAAAAAATTGACACGGAAAAAAGTTAGTGTAGCGTTTATTTTGGACATTTTACTATCGGTTGTTTTTTATCTCCACTATTTGTTTGCACTAAAGTTTGATCCAAAACTTAAAATATGCTATATTCCGAACGCATCAAATTCTCCGTTTTACGGAACAATAAACTGCATTTCTATAACTTTACGTCTATCGTTATTTGCAACAATCTTCAgttttacaaacataaaaatttacaaaacttcaaataaatgtagcataaaattttcaagaatCGAAGATCGAGTAAAACGTCTTAGACAGTCAAAAAAGGTCATGATAGTTCTACTTACTATGGGAGTAGTGTTTATATTGCTTGTTTTCCCAagagagttgttttttttaggatACAACTTGAAATGTTTGTTAGTTAAAGATTGCAAACATTCAAATCCTACTTTGACTCAAATTAATTCATGGTTAAAGGTTGCTCATACGGCAAATAGTTGTGCTAACGTTTTTATCTATTCACACATGCATACGAAATACCGTAAAGAAATTATACGGACTCTTTCATGTTTTGGAAGCTTTAAGAAAACTTTTCCACGTCGTAGATTTTCgttcgttgaaaaaaaaaattggtttttattaaGCAATAAAAGTCGCGAACTTACAAGGGTACTTACTTTATCAGAAGaagatttaatatattttggtgacgcagttttttttcaaagagctcaaaaatggaaaattaaaaaataa
- the LOC136074270 gene encoding uncharacterized protein LOC136074270 isoform X2: protein MEIKLLNLQEENTKLKKETNELRKLAEFFSEKYEAIVQELSEMKKKPNLTSNQNDITNVVVKDKLAELEDRSRRNNLRFTGIEEDENETWELSEEKIQNVLKTKLGFKSNVEIERAHRTRKKSSDGKKYNRTIIVKLLNYKDKKTALDNYVQLKLWNDRFYVNEDYSERTLELR, encoded by the coding sequence ATGGAAATTAAGCTATTAAATCTTCAAgaagaaaatacaaaactaaaaaaagaaactaatgaACTAAGGAAATTGGCGGAGTTTTTTAGCGAGAAATATGAAGCAATTGTTCAAGAACTttctgaaatgaaaaaaaagccAAACTTAACATCAAACCAAAATGATATTACAAACGTTGTTGTCAAAGACAAACTAGCTGAGTTGGAAGACAGGAGCAGAAGAAATAACCTAAGGTTTACGGGAATTGAAGAAGATGAAAACGAAACGTGGGAATTGAGTGAGGAAaagattcaaaatgttttaaagacaaaacttggatttaaaagtaatgttGAAATTGAACGGGCGCATAggacaaggaaaaaaagtagcGATGGAAAAAAGTACAACAGAACCATaatagttaaacttttaaactacaaagacaaaaaaactgCGTTGGATAACTATGTTCAGTTAAAATTGTGGAACGATCGATTTTACGTAAACGAAGACTACAGCGAAAGAACTTTAGAATTGCGATAA